The segment CTCAGCAGGTACTTCTTTTGATGAATTGCCTTTGCCTGATCTTAGTGTGGAAGCACTGGATATAGTAGCAGCAAAGGAGTTGTTTAAGGGGAAGCGTGAGTTGGGTGAGCGAGAGATAGTATCTTTGAAAATGCTCGCAGAGGAACAGGGACACCTGGTTCCAACTATTGGTGGAGTGTTGCTTTTTGGGAAGGAGCGTGAAGAACGCTTTCCCGATGTATGGATACAGTGCGGCCGTTTTGAGGGCACTACAAAAAGCGTGATCTTTGATCATATCGAGATACATGAACATTTGCCAATAGCTGTTGAACATGTCATAGATTTTATTAAGAAACATTCCATGCGAGGTGCGGATCTCTCACAGATCAAGCGGCGGGATGTGTGGAGCATTCCTCTTGACATTGTGCGTGAAGCTGTTATTAATGCGATAGTGCATTCTGATTATTCTCAGATAGGTGCTCCGTTGAGGGTTGCCATCTATGATGACAGAGTGGAAATAGAGAATCCTGGTATCCTTGTGCCAGGCATGACCGTTGAGGATGTCAAGCAAGGTGTGTCCAAGATACGCAACCGTGTTATTGCCCGTGTTTTCAGAGAACTGGGCCTTGTGGAACAATGGGGCAGTGGTGTTCCCCGTATCTTTGAAGAGGCAGAGTCTTTGCAATTGCCAGAACCTAAGATCGAAGAAATAGGAATGAGAGTTCGCTTTACTATCTACCTGAAGGAGTCAGCGATCAGGTCCCTATCTAAGGGACCAAGTGGGAATCAAGTAGGGACTAAGTCGGGACCAAGTAGGGACCAAGTAGGGACCAAGTTTGGATTAACTACAGAGCAGATCAAGGTCTTGCATGCCTGCGTTGAAGATTCCGGGATACTGGAACTGATGAGCGTTACCGAGCGCAGTAACAGGACCAAGTTCAGGAATAATGTCCTGATCCCATTATTGTCGAATGGTTTCATTGAAATGACCATCCCCGAAAAACCCACAAGCAGCAAGCAGAAATACCGCCTGACGCCCAATGGCCGTGCATTCTTAACCAGGGAAAAGAAGGTGAAGAAAGAATGACTTCCCGGCACCAGGTTAGTGAACTTGATTCCATTAATGGGACGAACTCACGGCCCAAGTCACAGCCTAAGTCACGGCCCGAGTCGGGACCAAGCTGGGACCATGTAGGGACTAAGTCAGGACCAAGTGGGGACCAAGTAATATCCAAATCACCGACTCAGTTAGCGACCCAGTTGCATAAGATTTCCTCTTCGAACTATTATATCAGACTTGTTACCGATCAAGTAGTCAATCAAGTAGGCGAACAAGTAACCGCTACAAACCACAAAGAGCACAGAGGACACGGAGATCTTGCGGCTGAAATTAAATCTACAGCTAAAGTAGCGGCTAGAGTTACAGCGAAAGTCACTACTTATCTAGGAGCCAGCAAAACATGACCAATAACACTCCATCAACCACCCCTGTCCCAAATTTCTACCGCGCCTCTGCGGCTGATTTCAAGAAGATTCCCGGAAGTCCGATTGCATACTGGCTAAGCGATAGATTCCGAATGTTGTTTTATAATTCAGATATATTTGAGTCACATTTTGATATTAAGGCTGGAATGTGTACAGGTAAAAATGAAGTTTTTATCCTTTCGTGGTTCGAAATTAGTTTTGACTTGATACGAAATAACGATGCTGAAACTTACGTATATACTCCTCACAATAAAGGCGGAGAGTTTAGAAAATGGATGGGAAATTGGGATTCAGTCCTTAAATATTCTCGAAAGCATTTAAAGGATATGGAAAAAAATCCAGGTTTCAGGCATGATGGAAGGGATTACTATTTCAGAGCACACATAGGATGGTCGAAAGTAACATCCTCTAAGTCTAGTTTTCGCTATTATCCAGAAGGTTTTTCGTTTGATTCAGCTGGCCTTGCTCTCTTCTCCAATAGTGAGGAACGTCTGTTAGAAGCAATGGGGTTTCTAAATTCTAAAGTAGCTGCAAATCTCATTCAAGTTTTGAATCCAACTCTTAATGTAACTCCACAAATAGTTAAGAAAATGCCATTAACTAGTGTTAATTTCGGTAATATTTATGGCGCATTATGCCAGCACTCAAAGTCAGATTGGAACTCTTACGAAACATCATGGGATTTCACCACTCTCCCCCTCCTTCAACCCGAATACCACCACCCAACCCTCCGTGAAACCTACATCAAACTCCGCGCCCACTGGAAAGAAATGACACTGGAGATGCAGCAGCTGGAGGAAGAGAACAACTGTATTTTTATCGAAGCCTATGGCTTGCAGGATGAACTTACACCTGAAGTGCCGCTTTCAGAGATCACACTGACATGCAATCCATATTATCGCTATAATGGGGACAGAAATGAGGAAGAGCTGGAAGCATTGCTGCTTACGGATACGATTAAAGAGTTCATCTCCTACGCTGCGGGATGCATGTTCGGGCGGTATTCGCTGGACAAGCCGGGGCTGGTGCTTGCAAACCAGGGTGATAAGATAGGAGATTATCTGGAACAAGTGCCGGAGCCGAGCTTCATGCCAGATGCTGACAACATCATACCCATACTTGAAGATGAGTATTTTGAAGATGATATTATCGGTAGGTTCAAGGAGTTCCTCAAGGTGACTTTTGGAGAGGACACTCTTTCGGAGAATCTGGATTTCATTGCGGAGGCTCTGGGTGGTAATGGTAAGAAGTCCTCTGAGGCTGTGATAAGGGACTATTTCCTGAAGTCGTTCTACAAGGACCATTTGAAAATGTACAAGAAGAGGCCAATCTACTGGCTGTTCAGTTCGGGGAAAGGCAGGGCTTTCAATGCGCTTGTTTACATGCACAGGTACAACAAGGAGACACTGGCTCTGATGAGGACAGATTATCTGCTGGAGCTGGAAGGAAAGCTGGATGCTAAGAGGGAGATGATCAAGTCGGATATAGGGAAGGATGCTCAGGAGAAGGCGCGGTTGGGTAAGATGATCGAGGAGCTCATGGCTTATGATGAAGTGCTGAAGAATAAGGCGGATGAGTATATTGAGATTGATCTGGATGATGGGGTTGTAGTGAATTATGCGAGATTTGAGGGGTTGGTGGAGAAGATATGATTAAAAGAATAAATAAAATAAGAAGTTTTGGAATTTACAAGGATTTAACCTTTTGTGCTCCTGAATTTAAAAAGTACAATTTAATCTACGGATGGAATTATTCTGGAAAAACTACTCTGTCTAGACTATTCAGATGCATCGAATTGCAAAAGATTCATATGGATTTTCCTGATGCAGAATTCGAACTTATAGATAATGAGAATAATAATATAAAACATAATAAATTAGATGGTTCTAGATATCAATTCCGAGTTTTCAATACAGACTTCATAAATGATAATCTTTACTGGGAAAATCAAGAAGCTAATCCTATATTTGTTTTAGGTGAAGAAAATATTGAATTGCAGCAGCAGATAGAGGTATTGGATGAAACTATTGGTGATTTAGAGGAAGATAAGACAGAGCTAGAGCAACAAAGAAATGATATAGAGACGGATTTAGAGAAAAAGTTAACCGATAAAGCTAGGGAACTAAACAGGATTAAGTCACCTTATAACAAAGCCAAATTAAAGAAAACTTTGGAATATCATCAAGCAAACCTTGATAAATACTTTTTAAGCGAAAATAATCTTAGTATATTACGAGAAACAATAAATGCTCCTTCAAAAGAGAAACTATCCATCATTCACTTAGAATTCTTAAACCAAAGTAAATTGGAGCAAATTGAGGAGATATTAGAGAAGACAGTAATATCGGAAACTATTGAGAAACTTAAAAATAATCCAGAACTCAATAACTGGGTTCAAAGAGGACTAGAGCTGCATAGAGGAAAGAAACATTGTGACTTTTGCGGTAATCAACTGACAAGTGATTTACTACATACATACGAAAAGCATTTTTCAAAAGAATATGAGAAAATATTGATGGAGTTGAATCGACAAGCTCGAGATTTAAATATTTTTAAAATATCAATACCTTTTCCTGATGACAAAAGACTCTATCCACAAGTAGAAAACGACTACAGAATATCTAAATCTAAATTCAATAAATGTATAAGTGAATACAATGAAACGATTGAAAAACTAATCAGCCTTTTAAATGAAAAAATAAAAAATCCTTTTAATAAGTATGCAGGAAAAGCTTTTCTGATGGAAATAACCGTCATTATTGATAGTCTCAATGAATACAATGAAGTTATTACTAGACACAATAAAATATGTGATAACTTTGAGAACGAAC is part of the Methanolobus chelungpuianus genome and harbors:
- a CDS encoding AlbA family DNA-binding domain-containing protein, with translation MNTPISQLITMPEGKTLEFKRDISSPKNIIKTLVAFANTAGGRLVIGVEDDTREVRGVVNPLDEEERLCDLIADGIAPRLVPNVELMSIEDKTLLSVEVYPSGQRPHWVKKEGHDEGVYVRLGSTNRKADRELIAELKRTSAGTSFDELPLPDLSVEALDIVAAKELFKGKRELGEREIVSLKMLAEEQGHLVPTIGGVLLFGKEREERFPDVWIQCGRFEGTTKSVIFDHIEIHEHLPIAVEHVIDFIKKHSMRGADLSQIKRRDVWSIPLDIVREAVINAIVHSDYSQIGAPLRVAIYDDRVEIENPGILVPGMTVEDVKQGVSKIRNRVIARVFRELGLVEQWGSGVPRIFEEAESLQLPEPKIEEIGMRVRFTIYLKESAIRSLSKGPSGNQVGTKSGPSRDQVGTKFGLTTEQIKVLHACVEDSGILELMSVTERSNRTKFRNNVLIPLLSNGFIEMTIPEKPTSSKQKYRLTPNGRAFLTREKKVKKE
- the pglX gene encoding BREX-1 system adenine-specific DNA-methyltransferase PglX is translated as MTNNTPSTTPVPNFYRASAADFKKIPGSPIAYWLSDRFRMLFYNSDIFESHFDIKAGMCTGKNEVFILSWFEISFDLIRNNDAETYVYTPHNKGGEFRKWMGNWDSVLKYSRKHLKDMEKNPGFRHDGRDYYFRAHIGWSKVTSSKSSFRYYPEGFSFDSAGLALFSNSEERLLEAMGFLNSKVAANLIQVLNPTLNVTPQIVKKMPLTSVNFGNIYGALCQHSKSDWNSYETSWDFTTLPLLQPEYHHPTLRETYIKLRAHWKEMTLEMQQLEEENNCIFIEAYGLQDELTPEVPLSEITLTCNPYYRYNGDRNEEELEALLLTDTIKEFISYAAGCMFGRYSLDKPGLVLANQGDKIGDYLEQVPEPSFMPDADNIIPILEDEYFEDDIIGRFKEFLKVTFGEDTLSENLDFIAEALGGNGKKSSEAVIRDYFLKSFYKDHLKMYKKRPIYWLFSSGKGRAFNALVYMHRYNKETLALMRTDYLLELEGKLDAKREMIKSDIGKDAQEKARLGKMIEELMAYDEVLKNKADEYIEIDLDDGVVVNYARFEGLVEKI
- a CDS encoding AAA family ATPase, yielding MIKRINKIRSFGIYKDLTFCAPEFKKYNLIYGWNYSGKTTLSRLFRCIELQKIHMDFPDAEFELIDNENNNIKHNKLDGSRYQFRVFNTDFINDNLYWENQEANPIFVLGEENIELQQQIEVLDETIGDLEEDKTELEQQRNDIETDLEKKLTDKARELNRIKSPYNKAKLKKTLEYHQANLDKYFLSENNLSILRETINAPSKEKLSIIHLEFLNQSKLEQIEEILEKTVISETIEKLKNNPELNNWVQRGLELHRGKKHCDFCGNQLTSDLLHTYEKHFSKEYEKILMELNRQARDLNIFKISIPFPDDKRLYPQVENDYRISKSKFNKCISEYNETIEKLISLLNEKIKNPFNKYAGKAFLMEITVIIDSLNEYNEVITRHNKICDNFENEQSGAFQKIELHYAAEFNKDNNYILNITELKKLDTEISTINKKIAECKALVHQKESKLSDVGKAADKISAELQSIFGRGHIKLEAVENNKFRILRDGREAKNLSEGEKTAIAFSYFLTRLEDQETDLSKAIVFIDDPISSLDSNHLYNTFSIIKAKLENCNQLFVSTHNFEFFNLMKDWFSDMKKKKCCYYLIERTVKEANEVSNISELPLFLLNYKSEYHYLFYKIKSFDSNPTTDFENLYQLPNIIRRFLEAFVGFKYAVGVKRGLEILIANESERIKIDKFVNNFSHQSGLSRSLVLTDVNECKSIVHIVLEAVKNKDSEHYTCLEEIYNTTITAL